A window of the Vespa crabro chromosome 8, iyVesCrab1.2, whole genome shotgun sequence genome harbors these coding sequences:
- the LOC124426019 gene encoding nitric oxide-associated protein 1 has product MLSIKVPLYMKLRTNFNKNNDIYGFLRLCSMKYSFIQKSQYSTKKYVDENIVYKIDPKVIPLRDKILYSEYLSYEKIKLGHLKRLKLRNKLEKIQEEKRIIQQVNEPVFSVMLNRIDNNICTDFKTKNEIETVSDPDDRESRKIIHMPYAFTDSFKIVDTPADIVKNIPKDTDDKSSLNEIYKNLYEKYLEATNSIEGGKEKLSFVEYEEIYLEKKFKNLQNVAHKWMDDYEQYDDMQENSSDWLYGSPNENTQISSIPCGGCGALLHCKDHTLPGYLPSELFVGITDEELKNMICQRCHFLKHYNTALKVKVSSEDYPELLKVIKTKKCAVILIIDLTDFPCSIWPNIGSILHRNTPVFVVGNKIDLLPKDSPTFESHVKMCISKAIEDAGIGQNNIKHISLISAKTGYGIEDFINKLHKLWRYKGDVFLIGCTNVGKSSLFNDLLHSDYCKVQAVDLVQRATISPWPGTTLNLLKFPILNFSKWKLYQRTLRLKVEKENQHAKQYIQNYQLKLSHNIKYATLQGVVGKTFTSYNINNSKNLGIISLSSKFNKDKFGLDETRPEYKYSRWCYDTPGTIQPDQIMDLLTIEEIIETLPNKIISPRTFIVQPEETIFIGGLGRLDYLEGNMYIRCTIFASNKLPITMCRVSDADYLYKELLHTQAFVVPINNPQRLKVWPPLQSKQFEVTGINETESAADIVLSNAGWIAVTPKENEKVKLQGWTPCARGIHLRTPALLKKSVSLRGARVPRTPAYKKGRQVYVKESI; this is encoded by the exons ATGTTGTCGATTAAAGTACCTCTGTATATGAAATTACGGACAAATTTTAACAAGAACAATGATATTTATGGTTTTTTGCGATTATGCTCTatgaaatattctttcattcaaAAATCACAATATTCAACAAAGAAATATGTCGATGAAAATATTGTGTACAAAATTGATCCAAAGGTTATACCCTTAagagataaaatattgtatagcGAATATTTGTCTTATGAAAAGATTAAATTGGGACATTTAAAGCGTTTAAAATTAAGAAACAAGCTGGAAAAGATACAAGAGGAAAAGCGAATAATACAACAAGTAAATGAGCCTGTATTTAGTGTTATGTTGAAtcgtattgataataatatttgtacagACTTCAAAactaaaaatgaaatagaaacagTTTCCGATCCAGATGATAGAGAATCACGTAAGATTATACATATGCCTTATGCATTTACTGATAGTTTTAAAATTGTGGATACGCCTGCTGACATAGTTAAGAATATTCCTAAAGACACGGATGATAAATCATCgcttaatgaaatatataagaacttgtatgaaaaatatttagaagCTACAAATTCAATAGAGGGTGGTAAAGAAAAACTAAGTTTTGTAGAGTACGAAGAAATTTatcttgaaaagaaatttaaaaacttGCAGAATGTTGCGCATAAGTGGATGGATGATTATGAACAGTATGATGATATGCAAGAAAATTCAAGTGATTGGCTTTATGGTTCACCTAATGAAAACACTCAAATTAGTAGTATCCCATGTGGCGGTTGCGGAGCTTTACTACATTGTAAAGATCATACGCTTCCTGGTTATTTACCTTCTGAATTATTCGTAGGTATAACCGATGAGGAactaaaaaatatgatttgtCAAAGGTGTCACTTtttaaaacattataataCAGCTTTAAAAGTGAAAGTATCTTCGGAAGATTACCCTGAACTgttaaaagttataaaaacaaaaaaatgtgcGGTTATCTTAATAATAGACTTAACAGATTTTCCATGTAGTATATGGCCGAATATTGGTAGTATCTTGCATCGAAATACACCAGTATTTGTAGttggaaataaaattgatttgttGCCTAAGGATTCACCGACATTCGAAAGTCATGTTAAAATGTGTATATCAAAGGCTATAGAAGATGCAGGAATAGGGCAAAACAATATTAAGCATATATCCTTGATTTCTGCTAAGACTGGATATGGAATAgaagattttataaataaattacataaattatgGAGATATaaag GAGatgtatttttaattggaTGCACAAACGTAGGTAAATCTTCATTATTTAACGATCTCTTACATTCTGATTATTGTAAAGTGCAAGCTGTTGATCTTGTACAACGTGCAACGATATCTCCATGGCCAGGAACAACTTtgaatttgttaaaatttcctattttgaatttttccaAGTGGAAACTTTATCAGAGAACATTAAGGCTAAAagttgagaaagaaaatcagcATGCAAAACAATACATacaaaattatcaattaaaattatcgcataatataaaatatgctaCGTTACAAG gAGTTGTTGGTAAAACATTCACATCATACAACATCAATAATTCAAAGAATTTGGGTATCATTTCTTTAAGCtctaaatttaataaagataagttTGGATTGGATGAAACTCGTCCTGAATACAAATATAGTCGTTGGTGTTATGATACACCTGGAACTATTCAACCGGATCAAATAATGGATTTATTAACAATTGaggaaataatagaaacattgccaaacaaaattatttcaccTAGAACATTTATTGTACAACCAGaagaaacaatatttataggaGGTTTGGGAAGGTTGGATTATTTAGAAGGAAACATGTATATTag aTGTACAATTTTTGCAAGCAACAAATTACCTATCACAATGTGCCGTGTTAGTGATgcagattatttatataaagaattattacaCACACAAGCTTTTGTTGTGCCTATAAATAATCCACAAAGATTGAAAGTATGGCCTCCCTTACAATCAAAACAATTTGAAGTAACAGGTATCAATGAAACAGAATCTGCAGCAGATATTGTCTTATCAAATGCAG gtTGGATAGCAGTCACTcctaaagaaaatgaaaaagttaagTTACAAGGTTGGACTCCGTGTGCGCGAGGTATACATTTAAGAACGCCAGCACTCTTGAAAAAATCTGTCTCTCTTCGTGGTGCAAGGGTACCACGTACGCCAgcttataaaaaaggaagacaagTTTATGTAAAAGaatcaatttga
- the LOC124426022 gene encoding uncharacterized protein LOC124426022 produces the protein MNMTGRGFFVKIQLNLHAVSCPGVWLCPNGKITLKINTLNSNRESHRIAPVFPLLLHEKFTFEKMFSHVVTLTELQHSLEQEFFFAELVQWVTPSGRGVILATFETNLVDLLYPTSCFKGLLARVDIDLLMEPSKYFPGIIAPKIEVSTKTIIEGIMNIDDINMSGIHIVNPKTINSKNASWINRKRPVKGIIRQKRVCHSQGIITDKNYQLSQQKSNNKLNSYVYPIKRAQCPNDQYCCAGKKSVCNCEPCYSEQKSRPLASHNDLHIYDKCPVCLKYKYYFSNQNNPTNTAQSYNIYCKKDLLKDHHFSKCTCQFSNDKNHNIIQSPNNVYTGQKESTVSMLESKVKTVDSINETYYKCGQNQLKDFYKNMEKFYKRMYEQARKHAEGINA, from the exons ATGAACATGACAGGAAGAggtttttttgttaaaatacaGCTTAATCTTCAtgct gtatCTTGTCCCGGTGTCTGGTTATGtccaaatggaaaaataactttaaaaattaatactctTAATTCTAATAGAGAATCTCATAGAATTGCACCAGTTTTTCCATTACTACTTCatgaaaaatttacatttgaaaaaatgttttctcaTGTAGTTACTTTAACAGAATTACAACATAGTCTGGaacaagaatttttttttgcagaaTTAGTACAATGGGTTACACCTTCTGGTAGAGGAGTTATTTTAGCTACATTTGAAACAAATTTAGTTGATTTATTATACCCTACATCATGTTTCAAAGGGCTATTAGCTCGTGTAGATATAGATTTACTTATGGAACCTAGTAAATATTTTCCT gGTATAATAGCACCTAAAATTGAAGTGTCCACGAAAACTATTATAGAAGGAATTATGAACAtagatgatattaatatgtCAGGGATACATATCGTCAATCCAAAAACGATAAACTCAAAG AATGCATCATGGATCAACAGAAAACGACCAGTCAAGGGTATTATCAGACAAAAGAGAGTTTGTCATAGTCAAGGAATAATTacagataaaaattatcaatt ATCTCaacaaaaatcaaataataaattaaattcatatgtATATCCTATTAAAAGAGCGCAATGTCCTAATGATCAATATTGTTGTGCAGGAAAAAAATCTGTTTGTAATTGTGAACCGTGTTATTCAGAACAAAAATCTAGACCCTTAGCTTCACATAatgatttacatatttatgacAAATGTCCCGtttgtttaaaatataaatattatttttctaatcaaaATAATCCAACTAATACTGCACAaagttacaatatttattgtaaaaaagattTGTTAAAAGACCATCATTTCTCTAAATGTACTTGTCAGTTTTCTAatgataaaaatcacaatattaTTCAATCTCCAAACAATGTATATACAGGACAAAAAGAATCCACAGTATCTAT GTTAGAATCGAAAGTAAAAACGGTAGATAGCATAAATGAAACCTATTATAAATGTGGGCAAAATCAATTGAAAGATTTTTACAAAAACatggaaaaattttataagagaATGTATGAACAGGCAAGAAAGCATGCTGAAGGAATTAATGCATAA
- the LOC124426023 gene encoding uncharacterized protein LOC124426023, whose amino-acid sequence MDPIKLRFYVERYEKESRTLKLQEKFVLTDQIKSLTGKFYARHDAVSLFDIPEEYIKFIERRTALKPKDIYKFRPPSVNMEYGWFIKPLIPRSDDPRLHFAKKGCDFIKKELYQRHLQKGLPVERFTGVPFKT is encoded by the exons ATGGATCCTATTAAATTGCGTTTTTATGTTGAgcgatatgaaaaagaaagtcgTACATTGAAGCtacaagaaaaatttgttcttacagatcaaataaaatctttgactGGAAAATTTTATGCACGTCACGATGCTGTTTCTTTATTTGACATTCCAGaggaatatattaaatttattgagaGGCGTACAGCTTTGAAAccaaaagatatttataaatttaggCCTCCTTCAGTTAATATGGa ATATGGATGGTTTATAAAACCATTGATACCAAGATCAGATGATCCAAGATTACATTTTGCTAAAAAAGGATGTGATTTTATTAAGAAAGAGTTATATCAACGACATCTTCAGAAAGGTCTACCAGTAGAAAGATTTACTGGTGTCCCATTCAAGACATga